A single Methylobacterium sp. 17Sr1-1 DNA region contains:
- the purU gene encoding formyltetrahydrofolate deformylase: MTTPSYVLSLSCTNVPGIVAGVSAYLFEAGCNILDAQQFDDVETGRFFMRIVFNPVQGEPGRDVLAAGFEAVAARFRMDWTLRDRAEKRRVMLLVSRFDHCLNDLLYRWRIGELPMEVCAVVSNYPREIYGAADLAGIPFHHLPITADTKPQQEAALWRLVEETGAELVVLARYMQILSDDLAQKLSGRCINIHHSFLPGFKGAKPYHQAHERGVKLIGATSHLVTGDLDEGPIIEQDVERISHRDTPDDLVRKGRDIERRVLARAVRYVLEDRVIANGRKTVVFTD, translated from the coding sequence CGGCGTCTCGGCCTACCTGTTCGAGGCCGGGTGCAACATCCTCGACGCGCAGCAATTCGACGACGTCGAGACCGGCCGCTTCTTCATGCGGATCGTGTTCAACCCCGTGCAGGGCGAGCCGGGGCGGGATGTCCTCGCCGCGGGCTTCGAGGCGGTCGCCGCGCGCTTCCGTATGGACTGGACCCTGCGCGACCGGGCCGAAAAACGGCGCGTGATGCTGCTCGTCTCGCGCTTCGATCACTGCCTCAACGACCTCCTCTACCGCTGGCGCATCGGCGAGTTGCCGATGGAGGTCTGCGCCGTGGTCTCGAACTACCCGCGCGAGATCTACGGTGCCGCCGACCTTGCCGGCATCCCGTTCCACCACCTGCCGATCACCGCCGACACCAAGCCGCAGCAGGAAGCCGCCCTGTGGCGCCTCGTCGAGGAGACCGGCGCCGAGCTGGTGGTGCTCGCCCGCTACATGCAGATCCTGTCGGACGACCTCGCCCAAAAACTCTCGGGGCGCTGCATCAACATCCACCACTCGTTCCTGCCCGGCTTCAAGGGGGCGAAGCCCTATCACCAGGCGCACGAGCGCGGCGTGAAGCTGATCGGCGCCACCTCGCACCTCGTCACCGGCGACCTCGACGAGGGGCCGATCATCGAGCAGGACGTCGAGCGCATCTCGCACCGCGACACCCCCGACGACCTCGTGCGCAAGGGCCGCGACATCGAGCGCCGGGTGCTGGCCCGCGCCGTGCGCTACGTCCTGGAGGACCGGGTGATCGCCAACGGCCGCAAGACGGTGGTGTTCACCGATTGA
- a CDS encoding heme-binding protein, with the protein MSDLTLDAASTIVTAALKAGRELGLKPLAVVVLDARGALKAAGVEDGTSLKRSEIATGKANGALALGIGSRAIAKRAEEQAYFVAAVTHVAGPAGLIPVPGGVLIKRDGKLVGAVGISGDTSDNDEKAALAGIAAAGLQAETGA; encoded by the coding sequence ATGTCCGACCTCACCCTCGACGCCGCCTCGACCATCGTGACCGCCGCCCTGAAGGCCGGCCGCGAGCTGGGGCTCAAGCCCCTGGCGGTGGTGGTGCTGGATGCCCGCGGCGCCCTCAAGGCGGCCGGCGTCGAGGACGGCACCAGCCTCAAGCGGTCCGAGATCGCCACCGGCAAGGCCAACGGCGCGCTGGCGCTCGGCATCGGCTCGCGGGCCATCGCCAAGCGGGCCGAGGAGCAGGCCTATTTCGTCGCCGCGGTGACCCATGTGGCGGGTCCGGCCGGCCTGATCCCGGTGCCGGGCGGCGTGCTGATCAAGCGCGACGGCAAGCTCGTCGGCGCCGTCGGCATCTCGGGCGACACCTCCGACAACGACGAGAAGGCGGCGCTCGCCGGCATCGCGGCCGCCGGGCTCCAGGCCGAGACCGGCGCCTGA
- a CDS encoding peptide ABC transporter substrate-binding protein, whose protein sequence is MRRRDILAGLGAASLVRPAQAAGPQAAGPAAYRRGNGADPETLDPHKTSTVAEATILLDLYEGLSAYGPDGALVPGAAASWTTSADGLTWTFRLRPDGRWSNGDPVVADDFVHGFRRMLDPATGAKYASVLAPIRNAQDVNRGAMPVDAVGVAAPDPGTVVIGLAQPTPYFVELMAHQASTPVHRPSLARFGEAFTRPGNLVSNGAYLLKDFSPNDRITAVRNPHYREAGQVAIPQVEYIPTPDLAAAVRRFAAGEIDSLEDLPADQVKSLKSRFGEAVVLNPALGVLALMVNVRKRPLDDARVRRALSLALDREFLAEAVWGDTMLPAYSLTPAGLDNALPPPVMPGRDLSPLEREDAAVALLREAGYGPGGKPLAVELRYNITDNNRNTMVAIADLWRPLNVATSFAATDAKTHFAYLRDGGPFDVARMSWLADYADPQNFLFLVESDNDGFNSGRYANPAYDALMRDAARETDLEARARILHRAEELFLADLPWIPLLHYRHKHLIGPRLRGFVPNLRGVSPTRWLSLA, encoded by the coding sequence ATGCGGCGCCGCGACATCCTTGCGGGTCTCGGCGCCGCGAGCCTGGTGCGCCCGGCCCAAGCCGCCGGTCCTCAAGCCGCCGGCCCCGCCGCCTACCGGCGGGGCAACGGCGCCGATCCCGAGACCCTCGACCCGCACAAGACCTCGACGGTCGCCGAGGCGACGATCCTCCTCGACCTCTACGAGGGCCTGAGCGCCTACGGCCCCGACGGCGCCCTGGTGCCGGGCGCCGCCGCGAGCTGGACCACCTCCGCGGACGGCCTGACCTGGACCTTCCGGTTGCGGCCCGACGGTCGCTGGTCGAACGGCGACCCGGTCGTCGCCGACGATTTCGTCCACGGCTTCCGCCGCATGCTCGACCCGGCGACGGGGGCGAAATACGCGAGCGTGCTGGCGCCGATCCGCAACGCGCAGGACGTCAACCGCGGGGCGATGCCGGTCGACGCGGTCGGGGTCGCCGCGCCGGATCCCGGCACGGTGGTGATCGGGCTCGCGCAGCCGACGCCCTACTTCGTCGAACTGATGGCCCATCAGGCGAGCACGCCCGTCCACCGGCCCTCGCTCGCCCGTTTCGGCGAGGCCTTCACCCGGCCCGGCAACCTCGTGTCGAACGGCGCCTACCTGCTCAAGGATTTCTCGCCGAACGACCGCATCACCGCGGTCCGCAACCCGCATTACCGCGAGGCCGGCCAGGTCGCGATCCCCCAGGTCGAGTACATCCCGACCCCGGACCTCGCCGCCGCGGTGCGCCGCTTCGCCGCCGGCGAGATCGACTCGCTGGAGGACCTGCCCGCCGACCAGGTGAAGTCCCTGAAATCCCGCTTCGGCGAGGCCGTGGTGCTCAACCCCGCCCTCGGCGTGCTGGCGCTGATGGTGAATGTGCGCAAGCGCCCCCTCGACGATGCGCGGGTGCGCCGCGCCCTGTCGCTCGCCCTCGACCGCGAGTTCCTGGCCGAGGCGGTGTGGGGCGACACGATGCTGCCGGCCTATTCCCTGACCCCCGCCGGGCTCGATAACGCGCTGCCGCCGCCGGTGATGCCGGGCCGGGACCTCTCGCCGCTGGAGCGCGAGGATGCGGCGGTCGCGCTCCTGCGCGAGGCCGGCTACGGCCCGGGGGGGAAACCGCTCGCGGTCGAGCTGCGCTACAACATCACCGACAACAACCGGAACACCATGGTGGCGATCGCCGATCTATGGCGCCCGCTCAACGTCGCGACCTCGTTCGCCGCCACCGACGCCAAGACCCATTTCGCTTACTTGCGCGACGGCGGCCCCTTCGACGTCGCCCGGATGAGCTGGCTCGCCGACTATGCCGACCCGCAGAACTTCCTGTTCCTGGTCGAGAGCGACAATGACGGCTTCAATTCCGGCCGTTACGCCAACCCGGCCTACGACGCCCTGATGCGCGACGCCGCCCGCGAGACCGACCTCGAGGCCCGGGCCCGGATCCTCCACCGCGCGGAAGAGCTTTTTCTCGCCGACCTGCCCTGGATCCCGCTGCTGCATTACCGGCACAAGCACCTGATCGGACCGCGCCTGCGCGGCTTCGTGCCCAACCTGCGCGGCGTCTCGCCGACCCGCTGGCTGTCGCTGGCATGA
- a CDS encoding ABC transporter permease subunit has protein sequence MIAYVLRRLAQAVPTLFLVVTLSFFLVRLAPGGPFDLERPLPAAAMENLRRVYGLDQPLLVQYGRYLASLARGDLGPSFSVRDLSVAELFARGLPVSMILGGLALGLSLLLGTLLGGLAALRRGSWLDHAVTTLGTFALTVPGFVVAPLLQIAFGLSLRWLPVGGWDGGAPKNLVLPVVTLALPQVAVVARLARAGLVEVFDRPHWRTLRALGLPPRILALHALRGAALPVVSYLGPAAAGLLTGSVVVETVFGLPGVGRYFVDGAINRDYTLVLGTVVLIAVFVLVLNLLSDLACALIDPRLRDFG, from the coding sequence ATGATCGCTTACGTCCTGCGCCGCCTCGCCCAGGCCGTCCCGACGCTCTTTCTCGTCGTCACCCTGTCGTTCTTCCTGGTGCGGCTGGCGCCCGGCGGGCCGTTCGACCTGGAGCGGCCGCTGCCGGCCGCCGCGATGGAGAATCTGCGCCGGGTCTACGGCCTCGACCAGCCGCTCCTCGTCCAGTACGGCCGCTACCTCGCCTCCCTGGCTCGGGGCGATCTCGGGCCGTCCTTCTCCGTGCGCGACCTCTCGGTGGCGGAGCTGTTCGCCCGCGGCCTGCCGGTCTCGATGATCCTGGGCGGCTTGGCGCTCGGTCTCTCGCTCCTCCTCGGCACGCTGCTGGGCGGCCTCGCGGCCCTGCGGCGGGGCTCGTGGCTCGACCATGCGGTCACGACGCTCGGTACCTTCGCCCTGACCGTGCCGGGCTTCGTGGTGGCGCCATTGCTCCAGATCGCCTTCGGGCTGTCCCTGCGCTGGCTCCCCGTCGGCGGCTGGGACGGCGGCGCTCCGAAAAACCTCGTCCTGCCGGTCGTTACCCTGGCGCTGCCGCAGGTCGCCGTGGTGGCCCGCCTCGCCCGGGCCGGCCTCGTCGAGGTGTTCGACCGGCCGCACTGGCGCACCCTGCGGGCGCTTGGCCTGCCACCGCGGATCCTGGCGCTCCATGCCCTGCGCGGGGCGGCCCTTCCCGTCGTCTCCTATCTCGGGCCGGCGGCGGCGGGGCTCTTGACCGGCTCGGTGGTGGTCGAGACGGTGTTCGGCCTGCCCGGGGTCGGGCGCTACTTCGTCGACGGGGCGATCAACCGCGACTACACGCTGGTGCTCGGCACGGTGGTGCTGATCGCGGTGTTCGTCCTCGTGCTCAACCTCCTGTCCGACCTCGCCTGCGCCCTCATCGACCCCCGCCTGAGGGATTTCGGGTGA
- a CDS encoding ABC transporter permease subunit, translated as MSAGTAFADASLLARARRRLVGDRLARASAAVLLLVALACTLGPFLTGHPYDRLYYDYPGTPPSLALYPKADAVRPALDRLAFRMRMRAEDVSVTPDAVRLTLASDKPVDPRVLTFFSRSDTFGEARILARSEDGRRLTVDAPLRALRFLAGTDALGRDLLTRTLVAGCLSLALGLTATAVALGIGVVYGALAGTLGGRVDAAMMRLVDILYSLPFVFFVIMLVVFFGRSVALIFVAVGAVEWLDMARIVRAEAQAIRRRDYVRAAEALGLSTAAILRRHVVPNLLGPVVAFAALMVPRVILLESFLSFLGLGVQEPATSWGVLIADGARSLETAPWMLVVPAGFLVVTLVALTLLGERLRDALDPREAA; from the coding sequence GTGAGTGCCGGCACGGCCTTCGCCGATGCCTCGCTCCTCGCCCGCGCCCGAAGGCGCCTCGTCGGTGACCGCCTGGCACGGGCGAGCGCGGCCGTGCTGCTCCTCGTGGCCCTCGCCTGCACCCTCGGCCCGTTCCTCACCGGACACCCCTACGACCGGCTCTACTACGACTATCCCGGCACCCCGCCCTCGCTCGCGCTCTACCCTAAGGCGGACGCCGTGCGCCCGGCCCTCGACCGGCTCGCCTTCCGCATGCGGATGCGGGCCGAGGACGTGTCGGTGACTCCCGACGCGGTCCGCCTGACGCTCGCCTCCGACAAGCCCGTGGACCCGCGGGTGCTCACCTTCTTCTCCCGCTCCGACACCTTCGGGGAGGCCCGCATCCTCGCCCGCTCCGAGGACGGGCGCCGGCTCACCGTGGACGCCCCGTTGCGCGCCTTGCGCTTCCTCGCCGGCACCGACGCGCTCGGGCGCGACCTCCTCACCCGCACCCTCGTCGCCGGGTGCCTGTCCCTGGCGCTCGGCCTGACGGCGACCGCGGTGGCGCTCGGCATCGGCGTCGTCTACGGCGCGCTCGCCGGCACCCTCGGCGGGCGGGTCGATGCGGCGATGATGCGCCTCGTCGACATCCTGTACTCGCTGCCCTTCGTGTTCTTCGTCATCATGCTGGTGGTGTTCTTCGGCCGCTCGGTGGCGCTGATCTTCGTCGCGGTCGGCGCCGTCGAGTGGCTCGACATGGCCCGCATCGTGCGGGCCGAGGCGCAAGCCATCCGACGGCGCGACTACGTCAGGGCGGCGGAGGCGCTCGGCCTCTCGACGGCGGCGATCCTGCGCCGGCACGTCGTGCCGAACCTGCTCGGGCCCGTCGTCGCCTTCGCGGCCCTGATGGTGCCCCGGGTGATCCTGCTCGAGAGCTTCCTGTCGTTCCTGGGGCTCGGCGTGCAGGAGCCGGCGACGAGCTGGGGCGTGCTGATCGCCGACGGCGCCCGCAGCCTCGAGACCGCGCCGTGGATGCTGGTGGTGCCGGCCGGCTTCCTGGTCGTCACCCTCGTTGCCCTGACGCTGCTCGGCGAACGCCTGCGCGACGCCCTCGACCCGCGGGAGGCGGCATGA
- a CDS encoding dipeptide ABC transporter ATP-binding protein, whose translation MNPGRPSLLSLHGLTVRYPEAGVTALDGLDIDLARGETLALVGESGSGKSQVALAVMGLLPPQARVTGSVRFDGTELTTLPRPALDRIRGARIGLVFQEPMTALDPLFSIGHQIALPLRAHRGMGRREAEGRARELLDLVGLRDAGARLTAYPHELSGGERQRVMIAMALAGEPDLLIADEPTTALDVTVQAQILALLADLKQRLGLALLFITHDLRLVRRIAERTAVLRAGRLVEAGPTAELFRAPRAPETRDLLGAEPAGRKAPVPDTAPVVLEARGVSVAYPGRRRFLRAAAPRLAVSGIDLTLRAGQTLGIVGESGSGKSSLGRALIRLEPAAHGLVRFEDRDLTALDRAALRPLRRGFQPVFQDPMGSLSPRLTAGEIVAEGLRVHEPHLSAAERDARAAAAFAEVRLDPAWRHRFPHAFSGGQRQRIAIARALALRPRLVVLDEPTSALDRTVQRDIVALLRELQAAHGLAYLFISHDLAVVRALADTVLVLRNGRVVERGPTAAVLERPREAYTRDLVAAADLDGGLAQA comes from the coding sequence ATGAACCCGGGACGCCCGAGCCTCCTGTCCCTGCACGGCCTGACCGTGCGCTACCCGGAAGCCGGCGTCACGGCGCTCGACGGCCTCGACATCGACCTCGCCCGCGGCGAGACCCTGGCCCTCGTCGGCGAATCGGGCTCGGGCAAGAGCCAGGTTGCTCTCGCCGTCATGGGCCTCCTGCCGCCGCAGGCCCGGGTGACGGGCTCGGTGCGGTTCGACGGCACCGAGCTGACGACGCTTCCTCGCCCGGCCCTCGACCGGATCCGCGGCGCCCGCATCGGCCTGGTGTTCCAGGAGCCGATGACCGCCCTCGACCCGCTCTTCTCGATCGGCCACCAGATCGCCCTGCCCCTGCGGGCCCATCGCGGCATGGGCCGGCGCGAGGCTGAAGGGCGGGCGCGGGAACTCCTCGACCTCGTGGGCCTGCGCGACGCCGGCGCGCGCCTCACGGCCTATCCGCACGAACTCTCGGGCGGCGAGCGCCAGCGGGTGATGATCGCGATGGCGCTCGCCGGCGAGCCCGACCTCCTCATCGCCGACGAGCCGACCACGGCCCTCGACGTCACCGTCCAGGCGCAGATCCTGGCGCTGCTGGCCGACCTGAAGCAGCGCCTCGGGCTCGCGCTCCTGTTCATCACCCACGACCTGCGGCTGGTGCGCCGCATCGCCGAGCGCACCGCGGTTCTGCGCGCCGGCCGCCTCGTCGAGGCCGGGCCGACGGCGGAGCTGTTTCGCGCCCCGCGGGCGCCCGAGACCCGCGACCTCCTCGGCGCCGAGCCCGCCGGCCGGAAGGCGCCGGTGCCCGACACGGCCCCGGTGGTGCTGGAGGCGCGGGGCGTGTCGGTCGCCTATCCGGGACGGCGGCGATTCCTGCGGGCGGCGGCGCCGCGCCTCGCGGTCTCCGGCATCGACCTCACCCTGCGGGCCGGCCAGACCCTCGGCATCGTCGGCGAATCGGGCTCGGGCAAGTCGAGCCTCGGCCGGGCGCTGATCCGCCTCGAACCCGCCGCCCACGGCCTGGTACGGTTCGAGGACCGCGACCTCACGGCGCTCGACCGCGCCGCCTTGCGGCCCCTGCGCCGCGGCTTCCAGCCGGTGTTCCAGGACCCGATGGGCTCGCTCTCGCCCCGCCTCACCGCCGGCGAGATCGTCGCGGAGGGCCTGCGGGTGCACGAGCCTCATCTGAGCGCGGCCGAGCGCGACGCCCGGGCGGCGGCGGCCTTCGCCGAGGTGCGCCTCGATCCCGCCTGGCGCCACCGCTTCCCGCACGCCTTCTCGGGCGGTCAGCGCCAGCGCATCGCCATCGCCCGGGCCCTGGCCCTACGCCCGCGCCTCGTCGTCCTCGACGAGCCGACCTCGGCCCTCGACCGCACCGTGCAACGCGACATCGTCGCCCTGCTGCGCGAGCTCCAGGCGGCGCACGGCCTCGCCTACCTGTTCATCTCCCACGACCTCGCGGTGGTCCGGGCCCTCGCCGACACGGTGCTGGTGCTGCGGAACGGCCGCGTGGTCGAGCGCGGCCCGACCGCCGCCGTGCTGGAGCGCCCGCGCGAGGCCTATACCCGGGACCTCGTCGCCGCGGCCGATCTCGACGGCGGTCTCGCGCAGGCGTGA
- a CDS encoding ribonuclease activity regulator RraA, translating to MPLSPETRATLKSVSTATLATALYKRGLRNQFIQDVRPLNPNAGTMVGEAYTLRYIPAREDLNTLAVFRDPTHPQRVAVDQCPEGAVLVMDSRKNPRAASAGAILVTRLMKRGAAGVVTDGGFRDSPEIGALPFPAYHNRPSAPTNLTLHQALDINVPIGCGDVAVWPGDVVVGDAEGVIVIPANIADEVAAEAAEMTVFEDFVLEEVQNGRAVIGLYPLIDEQAKADFAAWRQKTGR from the coding sequence ATGCCCCTGAGCCCCGAGACCCGCGCGACGCTGAAATCCGTCAGCACCGCGACCCTGGCCACCGCCCTGTACAAGCGCGGCTTGCGCAACCAGTTCATCCAGGACGTGCGCCCCCTCAACCCGAATGCCGGGACGATGGTCGGCGAGGCCTACACCCTGCGCTACATCCCGGCCCGCGAGGACTTGAACACGCTCGCGGTGTTCCGTGATCCCACCCACCCGCAGCGCGTCGCCGTCGACCAGTGCCCCGAGGGTGCGGTGCTGGTGATGGACAGCCGCAAGAACCCGCGCGCGGCCTCCGCCGGGGCGATCCTGGTAACGCGGCTGATGAAGCGCGGCGCGGCGGGCGTCGTCACCGATGGCGGCTTTCGCGATTCGCCCGAGATCGGCGCCCTGCCCTTCCCGGCCTACCACAACCGCCCCTCCGCGCCGACCAACCTGACCCTGCACCAGGCCCTCGACATCAACGTGCCGATCGGTTGCGGCGACGTCGCGGTGTGGCCCGGCGACGTGGTGGTGGGCGACGCCGAGGGCGTGATCGTGATCCCGGCGAACATCGCCGACGAGGTCGCGGCGGAAGCGGCCGAGATGACGGTGTTCGAGGATTTCGTGCTGGAGGAGGTCCAGAACGGCCGCGCCGTGATCGGCCTCTATCCGCTGATCGACGAGCAGGCCAAGGCCGATTTCGCGGCCTGGCGGCAGAAGACCGGCCGCTGA
- the ada gene encoding bifunctional DNA-binding transcriptional regulator/O6-methylguanine-DNA methyltransferase Ada, with amino-acid sequence MRNPETDLAAVSASIGAAPGSAPSLDDAARFAAIARRDRAADGLFVYAVRSTGVYCRPSCAARPARPDNVSFHPTCAAAERAGFRACRRCRPNEASLADRQAEAVARACRLIEAAETPPALADLAAAASLSPYHFHRVFKQVTGVTPRAYGAAHRAARAAEGLRQGGTVTAAIFEAGYGAASRFYAAAPARLGMTPTAYRRGGEGAAIRFAVGACSLGHVLVAATETGVCAILLGDDPDALLRDLQDRFPKAALTGGDHEFEAVVAQAVGLVEAPGQGTALPLDIGGTAFQQRVWQALRAIPPGRTATYAEVAQAIGAPAAARAVALACGANPIAVAIPCHRVVRQDGSLSGYRWGVDRKRALLDRERADRA; translated from the coding sequence ATGCGCAACCCGGAGACCGACCTCGCGGCTGTGAGCGCGAGTATTGGCGCGGCCCCGGGCAGCGCCCCGTCCCTCGACGACGCGGCGCGCTTCGCCGCCATCGCCCGCCGCGACCGGGCGGCGGACGGCCTCTTCGTCTACGCGGTGCGCAGCACCGGCGTGTATTGCCGGCCGAGCTGCGCCGCCCGCCCAGCCCGGCCGGACAATGTCAGCTTTCACCCGACCTGCGCGGCGGCGGAGCGCGCGGGCTTCCGGGCCTGCCGGCGCTGCCGGCCGAACGAGGCGAGCCTGGCCGATCGCCAGGCCGAGGCGGTGGCCCGGGCCTGCCGGCTCATCGAGGCGGCGGAGACGCCGCCGGCGCTCGCCGACCTCGCGGCGGCGGCGTCCTTGAGCCCCTACCACTTCCACCGGGTATTCAAGCAGGTCACCGGGGTGACGCCGCGGGCCTACGGCGCGGCGCATCGCGCGGCGCGGGCGGCGGAGGGGTTGCGCCAGGGTGGGACGGTGACCGCGGCGATCTTCGAGGCCGGCTACGGCGCGGCGAGCCGGTTCTACGCCGCCGCGCCGGCACGCCTCGGCATGACGCCCACGGCCTATCGCCGGGGCGGGGAGGGGGCGGCGATCCGCTTCGCGGTCGGCGCCTGCTCGCTCGGCCACGTCCTCGTGGCGGCAACGGAGACCGGCGTGTGCGCGATCCTCCTCGGCGACGATCCCGACGCCCTGCTGCGCGACCTCCAGGACCGCTTTCCGAAGGCGGCCCTGACCGGCGGCGACCACGAGTTCGAGGCCGTGGTGGCGCAGGCCGTCGGTCTCGTCGAGGCGCCCGGCCAGGGCACGGCCCTGCCGCTCGACATCGGCGGCACCGCCTTCCAGCAGCGGGTGTGGCAGGCCCTGCGGGCGATCCCGCCCGGGCGCACCGCGACGTACGCGGAGGTCGCCCAGGCGATCGGCGCGCCCGCGGCGGCCCGGGCGGTCGCGCTCGCCTGCGGCGCCAACCCGATCGCGGTGGCGATTCCCTGCCACCGGGTGGTACGGCAGGACGGCAGCCTCTCGGGCTACCGCTGGGGCGTCGACCGCAAGCGGGCGCTTCTCGATCGGGAGCGGGCGGACAGGGCCTGA
- a CDS encoding 3'-5' exonuclease: protein MTDALDDIAAILERTGEYRVLRRLGPFAPPDETPDEPTFVGLILDTETTGIDVAADEVIELGIIKFEYGASGRIYRVLERFNQLHQPSGPIPEAVVRLTGITDADVAGQHIDDAAVAALAAEARVVIAHNARFDRQMCERRWPIFVSRNWACSCHQIPWRNEGHEGMRLGHLLADHGHFHNGHRAIDDCEALLAILARPLRASGRLALAALLEAARRPTVRLWASDAPIALKDRLKDRNYRWSPRRRCWYVDLDEEQIEIERSFLSREIYRGTLPSGLPADRFTARDRFSTRADPES, encoded by the coding sequence TTGACCGACGCGCTCGACGACATCGCCGCCATCCTGGAGCGCACCGGCGAGTACCGGGTGCTGCGCCGTCTCGGCCCCTTCGCACCACCGGACGAGACGCCGGACGAGCCGACCTTCGTCGGTTTGATCCTCGACACCGAGACCACCGGCATCGACGTCGCGGCGGACGAGGTGATCGAGCTCGGCATCATCAAGTTCGAGTACGGCGCCAGCGGCCGGATCTACCGGGTGCTGGAGCGGTTCAACCAGCTCCACCAGCCCTCCGGCCCGATCCCCGAGGCGGTGGTGCGCCTCACCGGCATCACCGACGCCGACGTCGCCGGCCAGCACATCGACGATGCGGCGGTGGCGGCGCTGGCCGCCGAGGCCCGCGTTGTCATCGCCCACAATGCCCGCTTCGACCGGCAGATGTGCGAGCGGCGCTGGCCGATCTTCGTCTCGCGCAACTGGGCCTGCTCCTGCCACCAGATCCCGTGGCGGAACGAAGGGCACGAGGGCATGCGGCTCGGCCACCTGCTCGCCGATCACGGCCATTTCCACAATGGCCACCGGGCGATCGACGATTGCGAGGCGCTGCTGGCGATCCTCGCACGCCCCTTGCGCGCCTCGGGACGCCTGGCGCTCGCCGCTCTCCTCGAGGCGGCACGCCGGCCGACGGTGCGGCTCTGGGCCTCCGACGCGCCGATCGCCCTCAAGGACCGGCTCAAGGACCGCAACTACCGCTGGTCGCCCCGGCGCCGCTGCTGGTACGTCGACCTCGACGAGGAGCAGATCGAGATCGAGCGCTCGTTCCTCTCGCGCGAGATCTACCGCGGCACCCTGCCCTCCGGCCTGCCGGCCGACCGCTTCACCGCCCGCGACCGGTTCTCGACCAGGGCCGATCCGGAATCGTGA
- a CDS encoding phosphorylase translates to MIVVEDTKGPNGPHPVLAVTGLAREARLAAGPGVATVGAGGNPERLRDLLKGRDGPGCRAVMSIGIAGGLDPNLVPGDVVVATGVVAGGQRIAAHPQVVAALARRLADAPVRVIRADVAGVEAAVLSPHAKALLRAETGAAAVDMESQVAAAFAEAHGLPFCAVRVVCDPADRALPAAIAKALKPDGEPDILAVLAALARRSASVGGLVRLARDSSAAFAALGRCRALLGVGLGVPDLGELLRDVA, encoded by the coding sequence ATGATCGTCGTCGAGGACACCAAGGGTCCGAACGGGCCGCATCCCGTGCTGGCCGTGACCGGGCTTGCCCGCGAGGCGCGGCTCGCCGCCGGTCCCGGCGTGGCGACGGTGGGGGCCGGGGGCAATCCGGAGCGATTGCGGGACCTGTTGAAGGGGCGCGACGGCCCGGGCTGCCGGGCGGTGATGAGCATCGGCATCGCCGGCGGGCTCGATCCCAACCTCGTGCCGGGCGACGTCGTGGTGGCGACCGGGGTGGTGGCCGGCGGGCAGCGGATCGCCGCGCATCCCCAGGTCGTCGCGGCTTTGGCCCGGCGGCTGGCGGACGCGCCGGTGCGGGTGATCCGGGCGGATGTGGCGGGCGTGGAGGCGGCGGTGCTGTCGCCGCACGCCAAGGCGCTTCTTCGCGCCGAGACCGGCGCCGCGGCGGTCGACATGGAATCGCAGGTCGCGGCGGCCTTCGCCGAGGCGCACGGCCTGCCGTTCTGCGCCGTGCGGGTGGTGTGCGACCCCGCCGACCGCGCCCTGCCGGCGGCGATCGCCAAGGCCCTCAAGCCTGACGGCGAGCCCGATATCCTCGCCGTCCTGGCGGCTCTGGCGCGCCGCTCGGCGAGCGTGGGCGGGCTGGTTCGCCTCGCCCGCGACTCGTCGGCGGCCTTCGCCGCGTTAGGCCGCTGTCGCGCGCTTCTTGGCGTCGGCCTTGGCGTCCCGGATCTCGGAGAGCTTCTGCGCGACGTTGCGTGA